A single region of the Marmota flaviventris isolate mMarFla1 chromosome 10, mMarFla1.hap1, whole genome shotgun sequence genome encodes:
- the Trim45 gene encoding E3 ubiquitin-protein ligase TRIM45 isoform X1 — translation MSENKKPLLGFVQKLPSGTAPGNSGKTRCPLCMGLFKAPRLLPCLHTVCTTCLEQLEPFSVVDMRGGDSDTSSEGSIFQELKPRNQQSQIGILCPVCDAQVDLPIGGVKALTLDHLAMNDVMLENLHGEGQGLVCDLCNDREVEKRCQTCKSNLCQFCCQAHRRQKKTSYHTMVDLKDLKGYSRVGKPILCPIHPAEELRLFCEFCDRPVCRDCVVGEHREHPYDFTSNVIHKHGDSVRELLRGTQPRVEALEEALAQIKRVNSALQKRVEAVAADVRKFSEGYIKAIEEHRNKMLKQLEDIRVQKENSLQLQKAQLEQLLADMRTGVEFTEHLLASGSDLEILITKGVVVERLRKLNKVEYNTHPGVNDHISFSPQEKAGQCHGYEVYGAINTKEVDPAKCVLQGEDLHRAREKQTASFTVLCKDATGESMGRGGDNVHVAVLPKDKKDSPVRTMVQDNKDGTYCVSYTPKEPGLYTVWVCIKKQHVQGSPFTVTVRRKRRPHLGVFHCCTFCSSGGQKNARCACGGTMPGGYLGCGHGHKGHPGHPHWSCCGKLTEKSECTYIGGQSTSTSLLRTVAL, via the exons ATGTCAGAAAACAAGAAGCCACTTTTGGGCTTTGTGCAGAAACTCCCCAGTGGGACTGCACCTGGGAACTCAGGCAAGACTCGCTGCCCTTTGTGCATGGGGCTTTTCAAAGCCCCCAGGCTCTTGCCTTGTTTGCACACGGTTTGCACCACATGTCTGGAGCAGCTGGAACCCTTCTCAGTAGTGGACATGCGAGGGGGAGACTCTGACACAAGCTCTGAGGGGTCCATATTCCAGGAACTCAAGCCACGAAATCAGCAGTCGCAGATTGGCATCCTCTGCCCCGTATGTGATGCCCAGGTGGACCTGCCCATAGGTGGAGTGAAGGCTTTAACCTTAGACCACCTGGCCATGAATGATGTCATGCTGGAGAATCTGCATGGGGAAGGCCAGGGCCTGGTGTGTGACCTGTGCAATGACAGGGAAGTGGAGAAGAGGTGTCAGACCTGCAAATCCAATCTCTGCCAATTCTGCTGCCAAGCTCATAG GCGACAGAAGAAAACCAGTTATCACACCATGGTGGACCTCAAAGATCTGAAAGGCTACAGTCGGGTTGGAAAGCCTATCCTGTGTCCTATTCACCCTGCAGAGGAGCTGAGACTGTTCTGTGAATTCTGTGACCGGCCTGTGTGCCGTGATTGTGTGGTGGGGGAGCACCGGGAGCACCCCTACGACTTCACCAGCAATGTCATCCACAAGCATGGGGACTCAGTGCGGGAGCTCCTCAGGGGCACGCAGCCCCGTGTGGAGGCCCTGGAGGAAGCCCTGGCTCAGATCAAAAGGGTGAACAGTGCTCTCCAGAAGCGAGTGGAGGCAGTGGCTGCCGATGTGCGAAAGTTCTCCGAGGGCTACATCAAGGCCATTGAGGAGCACCGGAACAAGATGCTGAAGCAACTGGAAGACATACGGGTCCAGAAGGAAAACTCCCTGCAGCTGCAGAAAGCACAGCTGGAACAGCTGCTGGCCGACATGCGGACTGGAGTGGAGTTCACGGAGCACTTGCTGGCCAGCGGCTCGGATTTGGAAATCCTCATCACCAAGGGGGTGGTGGTGGaacggctcaggaagctgaacaAGGTGGAATATAACACCCACCCTGGAGTAAACGATCACATAAGCTTCTCTCCTCAGGAGAAGGCGGGCCAGTGCCATGGCTATGAAGTGTATGGGGCCATTAACACCAAAGAGGTGGATCCAGCCAAATGTGTCCTTCAAGGAGAAG ATCTCCACAGAGCTCGGGAAAAACAAACAGCCTCTTTCACCGTACTTTGTAAAGATGCAACAGGAGAGAGCATGGGCAGGGGAGGAGACAATGTCCATGTTGCAGTTCTCCCTAAAGATAAGAAAGACAG TCCAGTCAGGACAATGGTCCAAGATAACAAGGATGGAACATATTGCGTTTCCTACACCCCCAAGGAACCTGGACTCTACACCGTGTGGGTCTGCATCAAAAAGCAGCATGTGCAG GGCTCACCATTCACTGTGACTGTGAGAAGAAAGCGGCGCCCACACCTGGGTGTGTTTCACTGCTGCACCTTCTGCTCTAGTGGAGGCCAGAAGAACGCGCGCTGTGCCTGTGGAGGCACCATGCCTG GTGGGTACCTAGGCTGTGGCCATGGGCACAAAGGCCATCCTGGTCATCCACACTGGTCTTGCTGTGGGAAGCTGACTGAGAAGTCTGAGTGCACATACATAGGTGGGCAGAGCACCTCGACGAGTCTACTCAGGACTGTGGCACTCTGA
- the Trim45 gene encoding E3 ubiquitin-protein ligase TRIM45 isoform X2: protein MSENKKPLLGFVQKLPSGTAPGNSGKTRCPLCMGLFKAPRLLPCLHTVCTTCLEQLEPFSVVDMRGGDSDTSSEGSIFQELKPRNQQSQIGILCPVCDAQVDLPIGGVKALTLDHLAMNDVMLENLHGEGQGLVCDLCNDREVEKRCQTCKSNLCQFCCQAHRRQKKTSYHTMVDLKDLKGYSRVGKPILCPIHPAEELRLFCEFCDRPVCRDCVVGEHREHPYDFTSNVIHKHGDSVRELLRGTQPRVEALEEALAQIKRVNSALQKRVEAVAADVRKFSEGYIKAIEEHRNKMLKQLEDIRVQKENSLQLQKAQLEQLLADMRTGVEFTEHLLASGSDLEILITKGVVVERLRKLNKVEYNTHPGVNDHISFSPQEKAGQCHGYEVYGAINTKEVDPAKCVLQGEDLHRAREKQTASFTVLCKDATGESMGRGGDNVHVAVLPKDKKDSPVRTMVQDNKDGTYCVSYTPKEPGLYTVWVCIKKQHVQVLFFALGLNTEGLTIHCDCEKKAAPTPGCVSLLHLLL from the exons ATGTCAGAAAACAAGAAGCCACTTTTGGGCTTTGTGCAGAAACTCCCCAGTGGGACTGCACCTGGGAACTCAGGCAAGACTCGCTGCCCTTTGTGCATGGGGCTTTTCAAAGCCCCCAGGCTCTTGCCTTGTTTGCACACGGTTTGCACCACATGTCTGGAGCAGCTGGAACCCTTCTCAGTAGTGGACATGCGAGGGGGAGACTCTGACACAAGCTCTGAGGGGTCCATATTCCAGGAACTCAAGCCACGAAATCAGCAGTCGCAGATTGGCATCCTCTGCCCCGTATGTGATGCCCAGGTGGACCTGCCCATAGGTGGAGTGAAGGCTTTAACCTTAGACCACCTGGCCATGAATGATGTCATGCTGGAGAATCTGCATGGGGAAGGCCAGGGCCTGGTGTGTGACCTGTGCAATGACAGGGAAGTGGAGAAGAGGTGTCAGACCTGCAAATCCAATCTCTGCCAATTCTGCTGCCAAGCTCATAG GCGACAGAAGAAAACCAGTTATCACACCATGGTGGACCTCAAAGATCTGAAAGGCTACAGTCGGGTTGGAAAGCCTATCCTGTGTCCTATTCACCCTGCAGAGGAGCTGAGACTGTTCTGTGAATTCTGTGACCGGCCTGTGTGCCGTGATTGTGTGGTGGGGGAGCACCGGGAGCACCCCTACGACTTCACCAGCAATGTCATCCACAAGCATGGGGACTCAGTGCGGGAGCTCCTCAGGGGCACGCAGCCCCGTGTGGAGGCCCTGGAGGAAGCCCTGGCTCAGATCAAAAGGGTGAACAGTGCTCTCCAGAAGCGAGTGGAGGCAGTGGCTGCCGATGTGCGAAAGTTCTCCGAGGGCTACATCAAGGCCATTGAGGAGCACCGGAACAAGATGCTGAAGCAACTGGAAGACATACGGGTCCAGAAGGAAAACTCCCTGCAGCTGCAGAAAGCACAGCTGGAACAGCTGCTGGCCGACATGCGGACTGGAGTGGAGTTCACGGAGCACTTGCTGGCCAGCGGCTCGGATTTGGAAATCCTCATCACCAAGGGGGTGGTGGTGGaacggctcaggaagctgaacaAGGTGGAATATAACACCCACCCTGGAGTAAACGATCACATAAGCTTCTCTCCTCAGGAGAAGGCGGGCCAGTGCCATGGCTATGAAGTGTATGGGGCCATTAACACCAAAGAGGTGGATCCAGCCAAATGTGTCCTTCAAGGAGAAG ATCTCCACAGAGCTCGGGAAAAACAAACAGCCTCTTTCACCGTACTTTGTAAAGATGCAACAGGAGAGAGCATGGGCAGGGGAGGAGACAATGTCCATGTTGCAGTTCTCCCTAAAGATAAGAAAGACAG TCCAGTCAGGACAATGGTCCAAGATAACAAGGATGGAACATATTGCGTTTCCTACACCCCCAAGGAACCTGGACTCTACACCGTGTGGGTCTGCATCAAAAAGCAGCATGTGCAG GTGCTGTTCTTTGCTCTTGGCCTGAACACGGAAGGGCTCACCATTCACTGTGACTGTGAGAAGAAAGCGGCGCCCACACCTGGGTGTGTTTCACTGCTGCACCTTCTGCTCTAG